The genome window TCCGTGTTGACCAGGGCGATGTACTGCACGGCCTCCCGATCCTCCGAGGGCACCGGGCCGATGACCTGGTCCACGCCCTCCACCGCGCCGAGTTCCTCACCGAATCCGGCCAGCGCCTGCATCTCACCGGCAGACTCGGCACCTTCGGCGAGCGCCTGCCCGTCCGGCAGCCCGAGGACCACGAGGGCGGGGATCTGCTCACTGTCCGTGAACCGGGAGACCCATTCCCCGGCCTGCGTGGATTCGGCGGAGGCCGGCAGGAACGTGGACTGGTCATTGGAGGAGACCTCCCCGAGCTTGCCGAAGGTCGGTCCACCCAGGCCGGTGCCGGCCAACCAGGCCAGGACCAGGACGGACGCGGCCACCACCCGGATCCACACCGTGCCCCAGGGACGCTTCTTCTCCTGACCCGAACGGCGGTCCGGCCGGTTCTCTGGCCGGGTCTCGGCGCGGTGATCAGGCCGACGATCTGACTGGAGGTCTGACTGATGGCCCGGCTGGATGTCGGCGGCTTCGGGCTCGGCCCGATGTCGGGGGTTCTCTGGCATGGGCACTACGCTACCTCATTCACTCGATGATCGAGATACCTGCTCTCGAGTTATCTCCTGGTCACTGCCGCTCAGTAGACTGGAGCGTCAGACACCGGCGGAAGGAGGGCCCATGTCGCAGTCCGGCCAGGAGTCCGCCGAGCTCTTTCAGTTGATCCATGCCTTGCGCCGGTATGCCGAGGTGGCGGACCGGACCGTCGATGCCGCCGGCCACCGCAGCGGCCTGCACCGCACCGACCTGCGCGCCCTGACCATCCTCATGCAACGGCAGGCGGCCGGCCTGAACACCAGCCCCACCGATCTCGGGCGGATGCTGAGCCTCACCTCGGCCTCCACCACGGCCCTCGTGGACCGCCTGGTCGCCAACGGCCACGCCCAGCGCACCCCCTCCACCACGGACCGGCGCCGGGTCAGCATCTCCCACACGGACACCGCCGCCGTGGACGGCCGGAAGATCTTCATGCCGATGGCCCGCACCATGACCGACCGCCTGTCCGGATTCACACCGGAGCAGATGCAGACCGCCATCGAAGTCCTGGCGGCGGCCACCGAGGCCCTCGACTCCTTCGAGGCCCAGGCGGCCCCTCCACCTCCCCACGTCCAGTCATGACATCCACCGCTGGTTCCGAACCCCGCACGGAGGCCGCGGGAGGACGCCTGCGAGCTCCCCTCCTGCTGGCGATCGATGGCCGCTCCGGCGCAGGCAAGACCTCCCTCGCCGTGGAGACGGCAGCCGTGTTGCGGCCCCACCTGGAGGTGGCCGTCTTCCACCTGGACTCCATCTATCCCGGTTGGGACGGCCTCGCCGACTCCCTGGACACCTACGTCCACGAGGTCGTCGCCCCGCTAGCCCAGGGCCGCACCGCGCAGTGGACCTGGTGGGACTGGACAGCCGATGCGCCGGGACGCGCGGATGTCACTCCGCCGGCCGACGTCGTGATCCTCGAAGGCGTGGGGGCGGGGAACCGGAACGCCCGTCCGCACCTGGATGCCGTGGCCTGGGTGGCCATGGATGACGGCGAGCGCCAGCGGCGCGCGCTGCGGCGTGACGGCGAGACCTTCGCCGCACACTGGGAGCGGTGGGCCGCGCAGGAGGACGCCTACCTGGCCGGGGACGAGGTGGCGGAGGCGGCCTGGCTGACCCTCAACGGCCACGGACCCACGCCGCGGGCCGCGGCCGACCTGGTGGAGGGCCTGCGCTCCCTGCCCGGCTGGGAGGCAGCGCTCGCCCTCGTGCCGGCGCCCGGCCCGCCCCAGTGGGAACGCCGCACCCTGGCCACCGCCGCCGAGCCGAGGGCGCTCTTCGCCGCCATGGGCGGCCCGGACGCCGCGACCGCCCTGCTGCTGGAGAGTTCGGACCGGGACGTGACGCCCGCACCGGAGCGCAGCCGGCACTCCCTCATCGGCCTGGCCACCGATTCCTCGACCGTCGCGACCCACACGAGCGGCGTCACCACCGTCTCCTCCGGCCTGCTCACCCTGCGGCGCCCCGGTGCGTTCTTCCCGTGGCTGGCCACCGTCTGGCCTGGCGGCCCCAGCACCGGGCACCCCGCGGCAGGGCACGACGCCGGCCCGGCAGGCCTGGGAGCGCCCGGCACCCCCGGCCGTGCGGGTGGTGTAGGCCATCCGGGCGACTCCGGTCCTGCGGACAGTCCTTTCCAGCCCGGCTGGATGGGCTGGATCGGCTACGGCATCAAGCGCGAGGCCGGTTCCCCGGACGGGGCGGCAACGCTGGCCGCGGCCGCCGACGAGGCGGCGCCGGCCGTACCCGAGGCACTGCTGTTCCACCCGGAGCGGGGCGCCAGCGTGGACCACATGGCCGGCACCACCACCCTCTTCTGGTCTGCCGACGATCCGGGCGGGCCCGAGTGGGCGGACCGGGTGACGGATGGATTGCGCGAGGGGCTGTCGCAGGGGCTCCCGGACGGGCTGTCGGCTGAGCGTTCGGAGGGGGAGCCGGCCGACCGCGCGGAGGGCCGGGCCGCCGCAGCACCCGCCACTCCCCCGGTCTTCACCGTGCGGGACACCCGTGAGGAATACCTCACCAAGATCCGGGCGGCCCAGCAGCAGATCCACGAGGGGAACACCTACGAGGTCTGCCTGACCACGGCCCTGGAGTCCACGGTGGACGCCTTCGACGGCTGGTCCACCTACCGGCGGCTCGCCGAGGCGAACCGGGCCCCGTTCACCCTGTACCTGCGCGCCCAGGTGGCCAGGGCCGGCGTCGGGCGCGGAGCCGAGACGGGCAGCGGGACTCAGACCGGGGGCGGGCCGGTACAGATCCTCTCCACCAGCCCCGAGCGGTTCCTCTCGGTCTCCTCGAGTGCGGCGGGAGGCTGGCTGGTGACGGAGCCGATCAAGGGAACGCGCCCGCGCGGGGCCACGCCGGACAAGGACCGCGCGCTGGCCGAGGAGCTGGCCTCCTCCCCCAAGGACCGGGCCGAGAACATCATGATCACGGACCTGGCCCGTAACGACCTCTCGCGGTTCGCCCGGCCGGGGACACTGGCGACCACGCGGGTGTGCGCGATCGAGTCGTACCCGACGGTGCACCAGATGGTCTCCACGGTGACCGCCCAGCTGCAGCCCGGAGTGCCGCGGGCCGATGCGCTCGCCGCGGCCTTCCCGCCCGGGTCGATGACGGGCGCCCCGAAGATCTCCACCATGGACATCCTCGAGGACCTCGAGGCGGGGCCGCGCGGGGTGTACTCCGGGGTGGCCGGCTATCTCTCCGCCGATGGCGCGGCCGACCTGAACGTACTGATCCGCACGCTGGTCGCGGTGCCGGCGCCGTCTGCAGCGGGGGAACCGGTGGAGTCGGCAGGGCCGGCGTCGGCCGTGCGGGACACCGGGCGCACGCACCTCTCGCTTGGCGTGGGCGGGGCGATCACCTCGGACTCCGTACCGGAGGAGGAATGGGACGAGGTGCGCACCAAGGCCCACGGCGTGCTCCGGGTGCTCGGCTCGGCCTTCCCGGACGCCTGACCGGGACGGGTCACTGCAGGGCGGAGGTCAGGCGGAACACGTTGTCCACCCAACGCTGGGCCCGCGGCCGGGCCTGCCATTCCGCCAGGGTCAGCTCCTCGGACACGGCCCGGTAGTCCTCGATCACGGGTTGCAGCGCCTCCACCGTCTCGGAGCCCACGGTCAGCACCGAGACCTCCATGTTCAGGGAGAAGGAGCGCATGTCCATGTTGGAGGAGCCGAAGACCGCCACGTCGTTGTCCACGGTGAACAGCTTGGCGTGCAGCACATTGGGGTCCGGATAGCGGAAGATCCGGATGCCGGCCTTCAACAGGGCGTCGTAGTAGGACTGCTGGGCGTGGTGGACCATGAACTGGTCCGCCTTGCGGCAGACGAACAGCTCCACGTCCACCCCGCGCTGGGCCGCGGTGGTCAGGGCGTAGAGCATCGAGTCGTCCGGCACCAGGTACGGCGAGACCACCACGAGGCGATCCCGGGCGGAGTAGAACAGATGGTTGAACACGCGCAGGTTGTTCTCATTGGAGAATCCGGGGCCGGAGGGGATGACCTGGGCGATGCTGCCGTCGTCCACCTCCAGCTCAGCCGGGTCGGGTTCGCGGAATCGACCTTCGAGCTCGTCTCCGGTCTCGGCGAACCAGTCGGTCACGAACACCACGTCGAGTGAGGCGACCACGGGGCCGGTGATGCGGCTCATCAGGTCCACCCATTCCCGGCCTATGGCATGGGACGAGGCCCGCTTGTAGCCGGGCTCCACGAGGTTCTGCGAGCCGGTGTAGCCCACCAGCCCGTCCACGATGAGGATCTTGCGGTGATTGCGCAGGTCCGGGCGTTGGTACTTGCCACGCCAGGGCAGCACGGGCATCGCCAGCTGGTATTCGAGCCCCGCCGCATCCAACCGGCGCCGCAGCTGCCGGTAGCCCTTGACCCGCATCGAGCCGATGTGGTCGAAGAGGATCCGCACCGTCACGCCCCGGGCATGGGCCCGCTCCAGGGCCTCGAGCACCACGGAGGCGTACCCCTGCCGGTCCTTCGGGTCGTCCGCGAGGATGTAGAAGATCAGGTGGACGTAGTCCTGGGCCCGGTCGATGTCCGCGGCCATCCTCTGCATGGACGCCCGGTAGTCGGTGAGGTACTCGAACTCGTTGCCGTCCAGCATCGGGAAGCTCGTCAGGTTCCGGGTCAACCGCGCCGCCGACACCACATACCGCGGTGCCATGCCGGCGTCATTGGGCAGCTGCAGGTGGGCGGTGGCCTGGCCGAGCGCCTCGTTGACCGCCTTCTGGCGGGATCGGCGCTGGCCCCCGAGCCGGAAGGAGCCCAACAGCAGGAACAGGATGAGGCCGGGCAGTGGCAGGAAGAAGATGATGAGCAGCCACGCCATCGCCACCGCGGGGCGGCGGCCACCCGGGACGATGCCGAGCAGCAGGATGCGGATGCCGACGTCGACGATCCAGAAGATGACTGTCAGCCAGTCGGGGAAGATGCCGAACTCGGCGGTGGGCCAGAGCATCACCCCAGCCTACGGTGAGTCAGGTCTCCCAGCCGGGACCACGAGGTCCAACAGCTGGTCGATCCACTCGGTGGTCAGGGGCCGGGAGAACATCAGGCGCAGCAGCAGACTCGCTCCCACCGTCTCGGCGAGGAACTGCGGCGGCGCGGCCAGTACCCCCGGATGATTCCGGTCGTGCTCCTGGAACCGGGCGTCCAGCCCGGCCATGATCGGCTGCACCAAGGCCGAGTGCATGGCGGCGGAGGTCTCCCCGGCGGAGGTCAGGGCGGACATGATCGTCTGGATGAGGCGGGAGACCTCCGGCTCCTCGATCTCGGATTTGAGCGCCGCGAGCCAGGCGCCCAGGTCGCCGCGCAGATCACCGGTGTCCTGGGGCACCCCGAGGGGCATCTCCAGGAAACCCTCGGCCAGGGCCTCGACGACCACGCCGGCCTTGGAGCCCCACCAGCGGTAGATGGTCTGCTTGCCGACTCCCGCCGCGGCGGCGATCCCCTCGACCGTGAGTTCCTGGAAACCGCAGCCGACCATCAGGTCCGCCGCCGCTTCCAGCACGGCTACGCGCGACTTCTCGCTGCGCGGCCGGCCCCGGTGCTCCACCGGCTTCTCCGCCCCGACGCTCAATGACGTCCTCCTGCTCTGGTGACCTGTCCGCCAAACTGATGTGTTCGCCAGCCTATGACCTGCCGTTCGTGGCCCATCTCACATCGGTCATTTCGATACGAGACGTTGCGTCTATTATAGTCGTTGCCGGACGTGTTGGGTGGCGGCAGGCCGCCGCATGACCCGCCCGCCGATTCTCCTGGCCGCCCTTTCTTCTCCTCAAGGAGTGACGCCTCATGGCTGAACTGCTCTACCGACTCGGCTTCGGGTCGTCCAAGCGCCCGTGGACCGTGATCAGCAGCTGGCTGGTGGTACTGGCGCTGGCCGTGGGCGGCTTCCTCGCCTTCGGCGGAACCCTGACCTCCTCCATCACCATTCCGGGCACCCCCACCAGCCAGGTCACCGACCGGCTGACCGAGGAATTCCCCGAGGCGGCCAACGGCGCCGGGTCCGTGGTGTTCCGCACCGCGGACGGCTCCGAGTTCACGGCGGAGCAGGAACAGCAGATCACCGATCTGATGGCCGAGGTCGGGGACACCGAGGGCGTCGACTCCACCCTGGACCCCTTCACCACCGAACAGCAGAAGGCGGACGGCCAGCGGGACCTGGAGGACGGCCGCGCCGAACTCGAGGCCGGCAGTCAGCAGCTTGAGGACGGCCAGTCCCAACTGGATGACGCCGTGGCCCAGCTGGACGCGGCTCAGACCGAACTGGACTCCGGGCAGGAACAGCTCGATGCCGGCCAGGCCCAGTTGGACGAGGCACGCGCCCAGGCCGAGGCGGCCGGCGCCCCGGCCGCGACGATGGCCCAGCTCCAGCAGCAGCAGGCCGCCCTGGACGCCCAGCAGGAGGAGCTGGATGCCGCCCGCGCCCAGCTCGACGAGGGCCGCGGTGAGATCGAGACGAACCAGGCCACTCTGGACGAGTCCGCCCAGGAACTGGCGGACGGCGAGACCGAGCTGGCCCAGGGTGAGCAGATGCTGGCCCTGACACAGGACTACCGGACCGTGTCCGAGGACGGCACGGCCGCCGTCGGGACCGTGTCCTTCACCCTCCCGGCCATGGAGGTTGAGCAGGCCATCAAGGACGAGGTGGTCTCCGCCCTGACCGAGGCTGACATCGCCGGCGTCGAGGTGCTGCCCGCGAACGACCTCTCCCAGGCCATCCCGCAGATCGCCGGACCGGCCGAGGTCATCGGGCTGGTGATCGCCGGCATCGTGCTGTTCATCATGCTCGGCACCCTCGTGGCCGCCGGCCTGCCGATCCTGACCGCCCTCATCGGCGTGGCCATCGGCGCCGCCGGCACACTGGCGTTCTCCGGGATGATCGACATGCTGTCCGTGACGCCGGTGCTGGGCCTGATGCTCGGCCTGGCCGTGGGCATCGACTACGCCCTGTTCATCATCAACCGCCACCGGCGCCAGCTCAAGGACGGCGTCCCGCTGCACGAGTCCATCGGCCTGGCCACGGGCACCTCCGGCAACGCCGTGGTGTTCGCCGGCCTGACCGTGGTCATCGCCCTGGCCGCCCTGAACGTCACCGGCATCCCGTTCCTGGGCCTGATGGGCACCGTGGGTGCCGTCTGCGTGGCCCTCGCCGTGCTGATCGCCATCAGCATGATGCCGGCCCTGCTGGGCCTGGCGAAGTACCGGGTGCTGTCCAAGAAGGAGCGGGCTGCCGCGGACGCCACAGTGGCGGCAGCCACCAGAACGGCCAGCACCGGCAAGCACACCGCCGATGCGGAGCACGCCTCCTCCACCGGCCGGGCACCCCGGCCGATGTCCACGGTGCGCGCGGTGCTCACCGCCGTCGGGTCCGTGGTGCTGCTGGCCGTCATCGCCATCCCGTTCTTCTCCATGCGCCTGGGCCTGCCGGATGGCGCCTCGGAGCCGCCGGAGTCGGCCAGCTACCAGGCCTACGAGACCCTGGGCGAGAAGTTCGGCGAAGGCCGCAACGGTCCCCTCGTGGTGACCGCGGACCTGCCGGAGGGTCTGACGGACACCGAGATCGTGGACGAGCAGCTGGCCGTCGCCGAGCAGCTCCAGGGCATCGAGAGCGTGACCTCCGTGGTCCCGGCCGCCGTGTCCGAGGACAACGGCATGGCGATGTTCCAGGTCATCCCGGAGGGCGGCCCGAACGCGGTCACCACCGAGGAACTGGTGCACACGCTGCGAGCCACGGAGCCGGAGTCAGAGTCCACCAACCTGGCCGTGGCCGGCACCACCAGCGGATTCGTGGACGTGGCGGAGAAGCTCGCCGACGCGCTGCCGCTGTACCTGGGCGTCGTCGTCGGGCTGTCCCTGATCATCATGATCGTGGTGTTCCGCTCGCTGCTGGTGCCGCTGATCGCCACCGGCGGGTTCATCCTCTCCGCCTTCGCCGCGATGGGTGGCGTGGTGGCCATCTACCAGTGGGGCTGGCTGGCCTCGGTCTTCCAGGTCCATAACCCGGCCCCGATCCTGGCCTTCCTGCCGACGATCATGGTGGGCGTGCTGTTCGGCCTGGCGATGGACTATCAGCTGTTCATCTCCACCGGCATGCGAGAGGCCTACGCCCACGGCTCCTCGGCCCGCGTGGCGGTCCAGCAGGGGCTGAAGGCCGGCCGCTCCGTGGTGATCGCCGCGGCCATCATCATGATCAGCGTGTTCGGCGGCTTCGTGTTCTCCGAATCCGCCATGATCCGCCCGATCGGCTTCGGCCTGGCGTTCGGCGTGCTCGTGGACGCCTTCGTGGTCCGGCTGCTGCTGATCCCGGCCCTGATGCACCTGTTCGGCGACGCCGCCTGGTGGCTGCCGAAGTGGCTGGACCGGATCCTGCCGAACGTGGACGTCGAGGGTGCCTCGCTGGAGCGCAGCCACGGCTACTCGGATCCGGAGCTGGCTGGCGCTGACGGAGCCGGCGGCGGCAACGGCGGAGGGCCCCACGGCGACGGTGGGGACGGCGGGGGCCGCGACGACGACCCCGCACTGACCCGGGTCTGACACCGCATCACCACCGCAGGAGGGCGGGGCGCATCCGTGATGCGCCCCGCCCTCCTGCGTAGGCTGTGGCCTATGACAGAGTCGCCCCAGCCAGCTGCACCGTTCGTCCCGGGTCCCGGGGAATCCGTGGTCGTCTATCTCGAGCCCGACGCCGGCCCGGCCGGTTCCACGGGCAGCTCCGGTTCCGCTGCCCCTGCTGATTCCGCGACCGCAGCCCCCTCCGGCGTGAGCCTGCGCGTGGACGATCCGCGCCGACCGGCCATCCTGGTGACGGACCAGGGCCTGACCCGGGGGGACGGGGTGTTCGAGACCATGACCGCCGTGGCGGCCGAGGGTTCCGGCTCGAGCCCGGGCTCGGGAGCACCTTTGCGGGTCCGCAAGGAGGACTCCCACCTAGCTCGGCTGGCCACCTCGGCCGAGGCACTGGAGATGACCCTCCCGCCGGCAGACGACTGGCGGCGGGCCGCCGCGGCCGGGCTGGAGGCGTTCGCCGCCGGCAACCCGGGCATGAACGCCGTGGTGAAGCTGGTGGCCACCCGAGGTCCCGAGGGCGCGCCCGGCGGAGGGCACTACGTCAGGGGCGGGGCCGGCGTCGAGCGTCTGACCGGGACGTATTGGGTGCTGGTCTCCCCCGTGTCCCCGGGACTGGCCGCAGCCCGTGAGCGCGGCCTGAAGGTGCTGCTGCTGGACCGCGGCATGGACTCCGGGGTGGCGGAGCGCGCGCCGTGGCTGCTGATGGGCACCAAGTCGCTGAGCTATGCCGTGAACATGGCCGCCCTGCGTTACGCCATGTCCCACGGGGCGGACGATGTCATCTTCACGTCATCGGACGGCCAGGTGCTGGAGGGGCCGACCTCGACCGTGCTGATGGCCCGACGGGTCCCGCAGCAGGACGGCAGCACCGGGATTGAGCTGGTCACGCCCCTGCGCAGCTCCGGGATCCTGCCCGGCACCTCCCAGGGCACCATCTTTGCCGCCGCCCAGGCCGCCGGCTGGCAGCTGGGCTATGGACCGCTGGAGCCTTCGGACCTGGTGGATGCCGATGGGGTCTGGCTGGTGTCCTCCGTGCGTCTGGTCGCCCCCGTGACCCACCTGGACGGCGAGGAGATCCCGCAGGACGCCGAGCTCACCGAGCTGCTGAACGGCTTTCTGGCCGAGGACCGGGAACCCGGCGAGCACGGGCCGAACGGGCGCAGCGATCACGCTTAGGCTTCATGCCGAGAAGCCCTTCCGAGGGGACCCGGTGTTTGGGTGGGCTGTGATGATGACAAGGCTCAGGGTCCTCTGTCAGGGTCATGGTGTGACCGTTGCCTATTCTTCTCGGCTGACTTGTCGGCTGACTTGTCGAGGTCAGCTCGGACTCTCTCGAGGACGGCGCGCTGTGCTGAGGTGAGGTAGTTCGTGGTGTGTTGCTGAAAAGTCTGCTCAGGCGGCTCCGAAAAATCCGGAAAATCTTCTGTCAGTGCCGCAAGTTCATCGATGACAGGCAGGAACAGGTCGGTGAGCTGATGGGAGAGCTTTACGATCTCGTCAGAGGTGCTCTCACCGTCAAGGCTCGCCCACGCCGTCATTGCGGCCGCCACAGACGAGGCTCGGTGCGGGTGGCTGAGCAGTTCATAGATCACTCGCAGATAATCTTGTCCTTCTGCGCCAATGAGGTGCAGCAGGAGCAGAGTGTGGTCTCGGTCGGTCGCTGCCGCGCTGTCGGGCAGACCAGATTGTCGCAAGACGCTGTGGAACGGGGCGATTTCCGGAGGAAGGTCGGGCAAGGCCTCATATCGTCTGAGGTGAGACAACAGTTCGCGCTGCCGAGTTAGGTGCTTGATCTGTGCCGCGTATTCCACGTCCAGGGCGTCCAACATTGTGCCTGGTGGCGGCTCATTGCCATCGAGCATGGTCGCGATCTGAGGCAGCGAGAAGCCGAGGGTGACCAGGCGTCGGATCCGCAGGACCTTGACCAGCGCGTGAGTGTCGTAGTCGCGGTAACCATTGCTGGACCGCGCCGACTCCTCCAGGAGGCCGATCTGGTGATAGTGACGCAGCGTACGCACGGTGATGCCGGCGCGGTCAGCAAGATCGCGGCTACGCATCATGCATCGCCTCCAGCTCTTTGGCAGTGGGGACCGGTTGATCCAGGTTACGCATCGACCGGGCGCACAACGCCACCAGGAGACCAACAGACCACAGGGTAGCGAGCACCACCAGTGCAGTATGGAGTCCCAGGACTTCTGTCATGGCACCGGCCAGAAAGATGCCCAGGGGCGAGGCTGCTGTGACGAACGTGTTCTGGGTGCCTAGCACTCGGCCGCGTTTGTCCTCCGGTATGCGCTCGATGGAAAGCACCCCGACCAGGGCCCCGAAGAGACCAACCGAGAGTCCAAGGACGAACGCGCCGAGGAACAGTATCCACACGGACATCAACGACGCCACGATGGCAAGGCCGAGCATGCTGCCCAGAGAACCCGTGACAAACCAACCGCGGCGTGATCCTCGAGTTCCAGCGACAGCGTAGATCCCTCCACCGACCAGCGATCCGGCGGCGATGGCACTCAGGACCAATCCGAGGAGGCCTGGGCGGTCAATCTCGGTGAAGTAGAGCGGCAGGATGATGCCTTGGAGCCCGCCGATGGCGATGACCGCAAATGTGGTCAGGATGGTGGTGACCAGAACGAACTGGTTGTGAATCATCTCGGTCCACCCTTCTCGCAACTGACCCCAAACTCGGCGTACCGGGGCCCCGCTGACGGGGGCGGTGCCTTCGAGTGTTCCTACATGGTGCGGAATCAACAGGGTCAGCAACGCAGCGGCCAGGGAGGTGCCAGCCGTGACCCAGAGGGCAGCGGTGCCGCCCAAGGCAGTGAGCATGAATCCTGCGGCGGCAGGACCGACGAGCACGGCCACCGCACCGAGTGCCTCCCGGGTGCCGGTGATTCGTTCAGCGGAGACCCTGCCGTGCCGGATGATGGCGGGGAGCAGAGCTTCGCGTGCGGTGATTCCGGGGACGTCTCCGATGGCGCCGATGATTCCGAAGAGGATGAACCAGCCAACAGAGAGCCCTGTGATCATGTCGACGATGGGCAGGGCCGCCATCGCGAGAGCGGAGACGAGGTCCGTGAGCACTGATGAGGTCCGTCGATTGATCCTGTCGATCACGACGCCCATGAAGATCCCGGCCAGGACGGCGGGCACGATGGTAGCTGCCGCTACGGTGCCCGCTGCTAACGCGCTGCCGGTGGTTTGGAGCACCAGCAGAGGCAGCACGATGGCCGCGATCGAGTTCCCCAAAGCCGAAAGGGTGTAAGAAGCCAGGTACGTTGCGGGAAGAAGTCTCATGGGATGAGCTAAAACTACGACGTCGCGTCGCAGTCAACTGGGTCGGACACACGCGGAGGACTCGCGTCGTCATCCCTGAGCTCCTCCAGGCTCAATCCAACCCGCCGGTGGCCTTCACCTTCAAAACCTGCCCTGGTGCGTCGTGCTTTCAGCCCGGCTGATTCCTCATGGGGAGTGTCCGAGAACAGGAGCCGCGTCCATTCCGGGTGAGGTCGGCGGGGGCTTCGTCATGTC of Citricoccus sp. K5 contains these proteins:
- a CDS encoding MFS transporter, which codes for MRLLPATYLASYTLSALGNSIAAIVLPLLVLQTTGSALAAGTVAAATIVPAVLAGIFMGVVIDRINRRTSSVLTDLVSALAMAALPIVDMITGLSVGWFILFGIIGAIGDVPGITAREALLPAIIRHGRVSAERITGTREALGAVAVLVGPAAAGFMLTALGGTAALWVTAGTSLAAALLTLLIPHHVGTLEGTAPVSGAPVRRVWGQLREGWTEMIHNQFVLVTTILTTFAVIAIGGLQGIILPLYFTEIDRPGLLGLVLSAIAAGSLVGGGIYAVAGTRGSRRGWFVTGSLGSMLGLAIVASLMSVWILFLGAFVLGLSVGLFGALVGVLSIERIPEDKRGRVLGTQNTFVTAASPLGIFLAGAMTEVLGLHTALVVLATLWSVGLLVALCARSMRNLDQPVPTAKELEAMHDA